A stretch of DNA from Raphanus sativus cultivar WK10039 unplaced genomic scaffold, ASM80110v3 Scaffold2198, whole genome shotgun sequence:
AGGACGAGTCAGAGAGCGtatcttcttttgttttcttttgtgtttcaccttttaagaaaaaaaaaaagagaatcgggagtatatttgttttctttttgtcggAATATTTGCCTCATCGATGTAAGGAGACGAGAAACTCAAACATGTTTGACCAGGTGAATTTAACTAGCTAATCAGAGAGTCATTTGTAGTGTAAATGATTTTGATGTGTACTTTCGTAATAAAACACTTTAATTAATAGCCATGTTGTTAGATCTAAGTCTTTAATAGCCTTGTTGTTAGATTTCAATTTTGATATCGCTCGGAAGATGACATAACTCATCATGTATGGCTACTGAAGCATGAACATGTTCAGAAGTGATATACTGGAACGACAGTCTCAACTCAAGTAAACTTTTATCATTATTTCAATTGAAGTCTCGTGTGGCTACCCCAACTGAATCTTATCAGAGGAAAGATGGAGAACTTTGCCAAGTGGTATTTTTGCTTACTAGTGAGAGCTAATTGGATTCTCTACAAAGTAGATAAGCCAAGAAGCAAACAGAGAAGCTGAGAGACATGAGGATGAAGAGCAAAGAGGTTACAGCTACATGGATCATGATAAGAGGGCTTTTAGAAAAACTTATATGACATAACTCCTGCAGCAAATAATAAGCTTCCAAGATTCCATAACGACTTCATGGGaacgggaaaaaaaaaaacatttctgtTAATATTTACACAcaataagaaaaaagaagaagaaacagactTTCAATCTGTAAATGTTATCTTCACTTCTCTAAGATTGTTGATCCGAAATATACAATTAGGAAACCGACCTTTTCTAACACATAGGATCAAGAGCTTCCAAACACCGGTCATCGCCATCATCATAAATCAACTTAGCGTCTAGTCCAGTTCATTATAAATTCCTCATCACATCCTACAAGTGTTAAAAAAAACCCAACAAACTTTCAACAAACACGTATGACGAAGCTTTTAACATTCATTCATGTAAAGGAAGGACTAAAGAGACTTACGAGTAGGAACAATGGGAGTAAGGTCGATTTTAATCTTAAGTGCGTCGATATAAGCAAGAACATCTTCGTTTCCAGATGCCATAAAGACTCTCAAAACTCTCTCATTCAATTTCCCAGCTTTCAATATCCCCTAAAAACAATCAATCAGAAACACACCATCTACTAACTGTTTGATAGCTAAACCTGATGATTACTAACCAATCAATTACACATCAAATAAAGTATTCTGAGCCAAAGCTCTAAACTTTACACTGAATTCGAAAAAACCAGAACACACAACTGATCAAAAAGGAGAATTGAGATGAAgggtctttctttttttgttcataCCTCGAAGAGATCAAGGACGATGTGATCAGGAAGGTGCGATAGATCGTTGATGCGTGAGATGTTTAACACGGCGGCCTTGACGGTGAGGGAGAGCAGTGACGGAGGAGGAGGGTTTCTCATTCAATCAAGTCGAGACAGAGAGAGAGGGAAGGGAAGGGTTTGTTCCACACGAAACCTGCAAGTCTCCGACTCTTTTGATATGAGGTTTCGTCTGTTTCTCTTACAGAATCGTTTACTTCTGTTTTTCCGCGTTTGTCTATAAAACGCAAGGTACCGTCTCTGGGACGCGGCGTTTGTAGAAAGCGTTTGGGTATCTATACAAACGGGCTTTTAGCTAACGATGGGCCGAGATTAATAGAAAACAAACACTTGCTTTTGTTAAAAGGCTTATGAGTTGCAATCTCAAGCCTATTATGAGTTTATCTAAATCAGCAAACTGTAGAGTTGAAACAAAAGTAGAGAGAATATTTGtatgtttatagattttgtataCTTCTGAGGTGACTATGCAATCAATTGTTGGTAAACTCCATGGAAGGATTAAAGcgttaatttaaaaatattttatacgcTAGAAAATTGGTCAGTAACAAGTTAAGTATAAAACCGGTTAAGTAAAGTTGTAGTACTGGAAACAACTCTTTATGAGATTTGACCTAAATAAGTGTTCAAGTCCTTAACAAAATATGAAGGCTTCATTTGAATGGAATCATTTTCGGATGGTTTTGCTTAAAagacattataatattttacaacTTTTTGATTgtatagtttttatttagatGGACAGTTAAGTAAGGGTCTGGAAT
This window harbors:
- the LOC108851779 gene encoding uncharacterized protein LOC108851779, translated to MRNPPPPSLLSLTVKAAVLNISRINDLSHLPDHIVLDLFEGILKAGKLNERVLRVFMASGNEDVLAYIDALKIKIDLTPIVPTRCDEEFIMNWTRR